In Rosa chinensis cultivar Old Blush chromosome 1, RchiOBHm-V2, whole genome shotgun sequence, a genomic segment contains:
- the LOC112174288 gene encoding 4-coumarate--CoA ligase-like 5 translates to MSMEELSGEYTGRTNGGFDSQTGVYHSLFNLGDRHKIPTRPNLDTATFVLSQFPHPHQAESRVALIDSATNQRVTYAQLHRSIQSLASGLHQALGVQKGDVVFVLSPNSLLYPTICLAVFSVGAILTTANPLNTESEIAKQVRDSGAKLAIASPEEVHKLVPTGVPTIVTSRPSNGTDNSLSIEELIESCDPIPTELALARPTQSDTAAILYSSGTTGTSKGVVLTHANFIAIMTLLKWSVDETSAQDDVFLCFIPMFHIYGLAFFALGMFSTGSTIVLMQRFEFKAMLDAIQTHKVNNIPAVPPVILGLVKYASQAGCKLSSLRRVGSGAAPLSKEVVDEFRQKFPWVELRPGYGLTESCGAATFFISDEQANKHTGSCGHLVPKFAAKVVDIETGQALGPYKEGELWLKSPTIMKEYLGNVEATIATIDEDGWLKTGDLCYFDEDGLLYIVDRIKELIKHNGYQVAPAELEAILLSHPQILDAAVVPVEDEEAGQIPMAYVVRAASTELITEDQVIQFVAGQVAPYKKVRKVGFISAIPRSAASKILRKELVGLQSKQQIVSRL, encoded by the exons ATGTCTATGGAAGAACTATCTGGCGAGTACACCGGCAGGACAAACGGTGGTTTCGATTCCCAAACCGGAGTATACCATTCCCTTTTTAACCTTGGTGACCGTCACAAAATCCCAACAAGGCCTAACCTTGACACTGCCACATTTGTGTTGTCACAGTTCCCTCACCCTCACCAGGCTGAGTCGCGAGTTGCGCTCATTGACTCGGCCACAAACCAGCGAGTCACTTATGCACAACTTCATCGATCGATACAGTCTCTCGCTTCAGGGTTGCACCAAGCACTTGGAGTTCAAAAAGGGGATGTGGTGTTTGTGTTATCACCAAACTCACTCCTATACCCAACAATATGTTTGGCAGTTTTTTCAGTTGGTGCAATACTAACTACTGCCAACCCACTCAACACCGAGTCAGAAATCGCCAAACAAGTCCGCGACTCAGGTGCCAAACTCGCTATTGCATCACCTGAGGAGGTTCACAAGTTGGTCCCAACTGGTGTGCCTACAATTGTAACATCAAGGCCATCAAATGGTACTGATAACTCACTCTCCATTGAAGAGTTGATTGAATCCTGTGATCCAATACCGACCGAGTTAGCACTAGCACGTCCAACTCAGTCGGACACAGCAGCCATATTGTACTCTTCGGGTACAACTGGGACAAGCAAAGGTGTAGTTTTGACACATGCAAATTTCATAGCCATCATGACATTGCTCAAATGGTCTGTGGATGAAACATCAGCTCAAGATGATGTGTTCTTATGCTTCATTCCTATGTTCCACATCTACGGGCTCGCTTTCTTTGCGCTTGGAATGTTTAGCACAGGATCCACCATTGTCCTGATGCAAAGGTTTGAGTTCAAGGCCATGTTGGATGCTATACAAACTCATAAAGTAAATAATATACCCGCAGTGCCTCCGGTGATTCTTGGACTAGTGAAGTATGCAAGCCAAGCCGGGTGCAAGTTGTCATCTTTGAGGAGGGTTGGTTCAGGAGCTGCACCATTGAGCAAAGAAGTGGTTGATGAGTTCAGACAGAAGTTTCCTTGGGTTGAGTTGAGGCCGGGGTATGGCCTAACCGAAAGTTGTGGTGCAGCAACTTTCTTTATTTCGGATGAACAAGCTAATAAACACACTGGCTCATGTGGGCATCTGGTTCCAAAATTCGCTGCTAAGGTTGTGGATATTGAAACCGGACAGGCTTTGGGACCTTATAAGGAAGGAGAGCTGTGGCTGAAGAGTCCGACTATCATGAAAGAGTATTTGGGGAATGTGGAAGCAACTATTGCTACTATTGATGAAGATGGGTGGTTGAAAACTGGTGATCTTTGTTATTTTGATGAGGATGGACTGCTTTACATTGTTGATCGTATCAAGGAGCTCATCAAGCATAATGGCTATCAG GTTGCTCCTGCAGAATTGGAAGCAATTCTCTTGAGCCATCCTCAAATTCTTGATGCTGCTGTCGTACC ggttgaagatgaagaagcaggACAAATACCAATGGCATATGTGGTGAGAGCAGCTAGTACTGAACTGATCACTGAAGACCAAGTAATTCAATTTGTTGCCGGCCAG GTGGCCCCCTACAAAAAAGTCAGAAAAGTTGGGTTTATATCTGCCATTCCAAGATCAGCTGCAAGCAAAATCTTGAGGAAGGAACTTGTTGGTTTACAAAGCAAACAGCAAATCGTCTCCAGACTATAA
- the LOC112174635 gene encoding putative ripening-related protein 1, which produces MTCFFSKGYILVILLLAIFLVSEAHQCRPSGRIRGRKPPPGQCNQQDDSDCCKAGKMYPTYTCSPPMSGNTKAYLTLNSFEAGGDGGGPSECDGKYHNDNTPVVALSTGWYNGGSRCLNNIRINGNGRSVVAMVVDECDSTEGCDADHDYQPPCPNNIVDASKAVWKALGVSKDNWGGLDITWSDA; this is translated from the coding sequence ATGACTTGCTTCTTCTCAAAAGGGTATATTCTAGTCATTCTCCTTTTAGCAATTTTCTTGGTTAGTGAAGCTCACCAATGTCGTCCAAGCGGAAGAATCAGAGGAAGGAAGCCCCCTCCTGGACAATGTAACCAGCAGGATGACTCTGACTGCTGTAAAGCTGGAAAAATGTACCCAACCTACACTTGCTCACCACCAATGTCTGGTAACACCAAGGCATACCTCACTCTCAACAGCTTTGAGGCAGGTGGTGACGGAGGAGGCCCATCCGAATGTGACGGAAAGTATCACAATGACAACACTCCAGTTGTTGCATTATCCACCGGATGGTACAACGGTGGATCAAGGTGCCTTAACAACATCAGAATTAATGGTAACGGGCGTAGCGTGGTGGCCATGGTGGTGGATGAGTGCGACTCTACTGAGGGATGTGATGCAGACCATGATTATCAGCCTCCTTGTCCCAACAACATTGTTGATGCCTCCAAGGCCGTCTGGAAAGCCTTAGGTGTATCTAAGGACAACTGGGGTGGCTTGGATATCACATGGTCTGACGCTTAG
- the LOC112164096 gene encoding NAC domain-containing protein 101-like has protein sequence MESGAYPVGYRFHPTDLELVAYYLHNWVAMVDQFRLSPIFDFPDFYGKNEPCLIWDMFHAQSNSTMKEEEEEPLYFFTHHKKLNPKAKKFDRKVGSGTWSAQYSKNVVAADDSVVGLKREFWYEGGSDPHQNGAWLM, from the coding sequence ATGGAATCGGGTGCTTACCCAGTTGGTTACCGATTTCATCCTACAGACCTGGAATTGGTGGCTTACTACCTCCACAACTGGGTTGCCATGGTTGATCAGTTTCGCTTGAGTCCAATCTTTGATTTTCCTGATTTCTATGGCAAAAATGAGCCCTGCCTCATTTGGGACATGTTCCATGCCCAATCCAATAGTACtatgaaggaggaggaggaagaacctCTATATTTCTTCACTCATCACAAGAAATTGAATCCCAAAGcaaaaaaatttgataggaaAGTGGGATCGGGAACATGGAGTGCCCAGTATTCAAAAAATGTTGTTGCTGCTGATGATAGTGTTGTTGGACTTAAGAGAGAATTTTGGTATGAGGGTGGATCTGATCCACATCAAAATGGGGCTTGGTTGATGTAG